One genomic region from Myxocyprinus asiaticus isolate MX2 ecotype Aquarium Trade chromosome 27, UBuf_Myxa_2, whole genome shotgun sequence encodes:
- the LOC127417570 gene encoding homeobox protein Nkx-2.5-like isoform X2 translates to MFSSQMTSTPFSVRDILNLEQNQEDMVSLDMSQRLDSALIPTSSCMLSTFKQEQFMDMPSGASLFGEDLQDDKANKNSSMNFDINCSQEEPSGDLKLDDPDRPKQRKRRKPRVLFSQAQVYELERRFKQQKYLSAPERDHLASVLKLTSTQVKIWFQNRRYKCKRQRQDQTLEMVGIAPPRRISVPVLVRDGKPCLGDTSTYNTSYNVGINHFTYNTYPAFSNFPSQGNTNYSCNYPSSMSAIQSSQSNNNYMNFGVGELNNVQASFQSSSGVSSLHGIRAW, encoded by the exons ATGTTTTCCAGTCAGATGACTTCCACTCCTTTCTCAGTGAGGGACATATTGAACCTGGAGCAGAATCAAGAGGACATGGTCTCTCTGGACATGTCTCAGCGGCTGGACAGTGCCCTTATTCCGACCTCATCCTGCATGCTGTCCACTTTCAAACAAGAGCAGTTCATGGACATGCCATCAGGAGCCTCTCTATTCGGCGAAGACCTTCAGGATGACAAAGCCAACAAAAACAGCTCAATGAACTTCG ACATCAACTGTTCTCAAGAAGAGCCGAGTGGAGATCTAAAGCTGGATGATCCTGATCGCCCCAAACAGAGAAAGAGGAGGAAGCCTCGCGTTCTTTTCTCTCAAGCACAGGTGTACGAGCTCGAGCGACGCTTCAAACAGCAGAAATACCTTTCTGCACCAGAGAGAGATCATCTAGCCAGCGTTCTTAAACTCACCTCCACGCAGGTGAAAATCTGGTTCCAGAACAGACGATATAAGTGCAAGAGACAGCGTCAGGATCAAACCCTGGAGATGGTCGGCATCGCGCCTCCGAGACGCATCTCGGTGCCGGTTTTGGTTCGTGATGGGAAACCCTGTCTGGGAGACACGTCAACTTATAACACCTCATACAATGTGGGGATCAATCATTTCACCTATAACACTTACCCTGCCTTTAGTAATTTCCCAAGTCAGGGCAACACGAACTACTCATGCAACTACCCATCGAGCATGTCTGCCATCCAATCCTCACAGTCAAACAATAATTACATGAACTTTGGAGTTGGGGAGCTAAATAATGTCCAGGCATCATTTCAGTCCAGCAGTGGGGTATCCTCGTTACATGGCATTCGAGCTTGGTGA
- the LOC127417570 gene encoding homeobox protein Nkx-2.5-like isoform X1: MFSSQMTSTPFSVRDILNLEQNQEDMVSLDMSQRLDSALIPTSSCMLSTFKQEQFMDMPSGASLFGEDLQDDKANKNSSMNFGTAAFYGKHFLDIDYVKDTKTDDTFEEKEKKDINCSQEEPSGDLKLDDPDRPKQRKRRKPRVLFSQAQVYELERRFKQQKYLSAPERDHLASVLKLTSTQVKIWFQNRRYKCKRQRQDQTLEMVGIAPPRRISVPVLVRDGKPCLGDTSTYNTSYNVGINHFTYNTYPAFSNFPSQGNTNYSCNYPSSMSAIQSSQSNNNYMNFGVGELNNVQASFQSSSGVSSLHGIRAW, encoded by the exons ATGTTTTCCAGTCAGATGACTTCCACTCCTTTCTCAGTGAGGGACATATTGAACCTGGAGCAGAATCAAGAGGACATGGTCTCTCTGGACATGTCTCAGCGGCTGGACAGTGCCCTTATTCCGACCTCATCCTGCATGCTGTCCACTTTCAAACAAGAGCAGTTCATGGACATGCCATCAGGAGCCTCTCTATTCGGCGAAGACCTTCAGGATGACAAAGCCAACAAAAACAGCTCAATGAACTTCGGTACTGCTGCCTTTTATGGGAAACATTTCTTAGACATTGACTATGTTAAAGACACAAAGACGGATGACACGTTTGAGGAAAAGGAGAAAAAAG ACATCAACTGTTCTCAAGAAGAGCCGAGTGGAGATCTAAAGCTGGATGATCCTGATCGCCCCAAACAGAGAAAGAGGAGGAAGCCTCGCGTTCTTTTCTCTCAAGCACAGGTGTACGAGCTCGAGCGACGCTTCAAACAGCAGAAATACCTTTCTGCACCAGAGAGAGATCATCTAGCCAGCGTTCTTAAACTCACCTCCACGCAGGTGAAAATCTGGTTCCAGAACAGACGATATAAGTGCAAGAGACAGCGTCAGGATCAAACCCTGGAGATGGTCGGCATCGCGCCTCCGAGACGCATCTCGGTGCCGGTTTTGGTTCGTGATGGGAAACCCTGTCTGGGAGACACGTCAACTTATAACACCTCATACAATGTGGGGATCAATCATTTCACCTATAACACTTACCCTGCCTTTAGTAATTTCCCAAGTCAGGGCAACACGAACTACTCATGCAACTACCCATCGAGCATGTCTGCCATCCAATCCTCACAGTCAAACAATAATTACATGAACTTTGGAGTTGGGGAGCTAAATAATGTCCAGGCATCATTTCAGTCCAGCAGTGGGGTATCCTCGTTACATGGCATTCGAGCTTGGTGA
- the stc2a gene encoding stanniocalcin-2a — translation MLIKFVLALLLVSVMGEVVGTENVDVHESHPEKPANQKGRLSLQNTAEIQHCLVSAGDVGCGVFECFENNSCEIRGLQEICMTFLHNAGKFDSQGKSFIKDALKCMAHGLRHKFSCISRKCLTIKEMVFQLQRECYMKHNLCSAAKDNVNVMVEMIHFQDLFPKGPYVELVNILLSCGEEVKEAITRSVRLQCEQNWGALCDSLSICSSITTAPASGSAGGLERRPSHSEGDHPKGTRQGDKDKPGKGGFSSHTRSRSQGPHLASLDSGVGEQEDSKITDIRR, via the exons ATGTTGATCAAATTTGTACTAGCCTTGCTGCTTGTCTCGGTCATGGGGGAAGTGGTAGGAACGGAAAATGTTGACGTTCACGAGAGTCACCCCGAGAAACCGGCGAATCAAAAAGGACGTCTCTCCTTGCAGAATACAG CTGAGATCCAGCACTGTCTTGTGAGTGCAGGAGATGTGGGCTGTGGTGTGTTCGAGTGTTTCGAGAACAACTCCTGTGAAATCCGAGGCTTGCAGGAGATTTGCATGACCTTCCTGCACAATGCTGGCAAGTTCGACTCGCAG GGCAAGTCCTTCATCAAGGATGCACTCAAGTGCATGGCGCATGGTTTAAGGCACAAGTTCAGCTGCATCAGCCGAAAATGCCTGACCATTAAGGAGATGGTCTTCCAGCTTCAACGGGAATGCTACATGAAACACAACCTCTGCTCAGCTGCTAAAGACAATGTCAATGTCATGGTGGAGATGATACACTTCCAAGACTTATTTCCTAAAGG GCCGTATGTAGAGTTGGTGAACATCTTGCTGAGCTGTGGAGAGGAGGTGAAGGAAGCCATCACTCGAAGCGTACGTTTGCAGTGTGAGCAGAACTGGGGCGCTCTGTGCGACAGTCTGAGTATCTGTTCATCGATAACCACGGCTCCAGCATCAGGGTCCGCAGGCGGCCTTGAACGACGTCCCTCTCATTCAGAGGGAGACCACCCCAAAGGCACTCGACAAGGAGACAAGGACAAACCTGGCAAGGGTGGGTTCAGTTCCCACACGAGAAGTCGGAGCCAAGGTCCCCATCTTGCCAGTTTAGATTCCGGTGTTGGCGAGCAGGAAGACTCTAAGATCACTGACATTCGGAGGTGA
- the bnip1a gene encoding vesicle transport protein SEC20, whose protein sequence is MAASVDVHVRICEQEIIKYDLEIKALIQDVNDCTGPQSKLTDLNCKVKEKFNNLRQRIQDLEQMGKEQDKESDKLTLLNKVEGHQKQMLSDQTAWRKANLACKLSIDKLEKEDLLNSESMSVRHRNMTKESQVQTSSDITESLMSISRMVSQQVQQSEETMSSLVTSSRTVLETHEEFKAMSGTIQLGRKLIVKYNRRELTDKLLIFLALALFLATVVYILKKRLFPFF, encoded by the exons ATGGCAGCATCTGTAGATGTCCACGTACGAATATGTGAACAAGAAATCATCAAGTATGATTTAGAAATAAAAGCTCTCATTCAG GATGTGAATGACTGCACAGGACCACAAAGCAAACTCAcagatttaaattgtaaagttaaAGAGAAATTCAACAATCTTAGACAACGGATCCAG GATCTAGAACAAATGGGAAAAGAACAGGACAAAGAGTCAGACAAGTTGACCCTTCTCAATAAAGTTGAAGGGCATCAGAAACAGATGCTTAG TGATCAGACAGCATGGAGGAAGGCAAATCTTGCATGCAAACTCTCCATTGATAAGTTGGAGAAGGAAGATTTATTAAATTCAGAGAGCATGTCTGTAAGGCACAG AAACATGACGAAAGAGAGCCAGGTTCAGACCTCCAGTGACATAACAGAGAGTCTAATGAGCATCAGCCGGATGGTGTCACAGCAGGTTCAGCAGAGTGAAGAGACAATGAGCTCACTTG TGACATCTTCAAGGACAGTGCTGGAAACCCATGAAGAGTTTAAAGCCATGTCAGGCACCATACAGCTGGGTAGAAAACTCATCGTTAAATATAATCGACGGGAACTTACTGATAAGCTTCTTATTTTTCTTGCTCTTGCTCTCTTCTTGGCTACAGTCGTGTATATTCTAAAGAAAAGACTCTTCCCTTTCTTTTGA